From Leptospira venezuelensis, a single genomic window includes:
- the galE gene encoding UDP-glucose 4-epimerase GalE → MKKILITGGAGYIGSHMNKYLHKLGVETVVFDNLSNGHEKAVKWGKFFKGDLLNKADLDRVFSEHEFEAVIHFAALAYVGESVTDPQKYYINNVMGTLQLLEAMKNHGVKYFIFSSTCATYGAVTEVPIMETTPQDPINPYGQSKLMIEKILTDYSHAYDLKFVALRYFNASGSDLDIGEEHDPETHLLPIVIEKALGKRESLTVNGNDYDTNDGTAVRDYIHVMDLAQAHHLGLEYLKKGGVSDFFNLGTGQGFSILEIIKTVEKVSGVEIPYKIGPRREGDPAKLIADNTKAKKILGWEPKFAKIEDIVSSAWEFHKNHSH, encoded by the coding sequence ATGAAAAAAATCCTGATTACTGGTGGAGCTGGATATATTGGCTCCCATATGAATAAATATCTCCACAAATTAGGCGTGGAAACTGTTGTATTCGATAATCTTTCCAACGGTCATGAGAAAGCAGTCAAATGGGGAAAGTTTTTCAAGGGAGATCTATTAAATAAAGCGGACTTGGATCGTGTGTTTTCAGAACACGAATTCGAAGCTGTCATTCATTTTGCTGCGTTAGCGTATGTAGGAGAATCAGTTACTGATCCACAAAAATATTATATTAATAATGTGATGGGAACTCTCCAGCTTTTGGAAGCAATGAAGAATCATGGAGTCAAATATTTCATATTTTCTTCTACCTGTGCTACTTATGGTGCTGTTACAGAAGTTCCAATTATGGAAACCACACCTCAAGACCCGATCAATCCATATGGACAATCCAAACTGATGATCGAAAAAATTTTAACGGACTATTCTCATGCTTACGACCTAAAGTTTGTAGCACTTAGATATTTTAATGCCTCCGGATCAGATCTTGATATCGGAGAAGAGCATGATCCAGAAACTCATTTACTTCCTATCGTAATCGAAAAAGCTTTAGGAAAAAGAGAGTCTCTCACAGTGAATGGAAATGACTACGATACCAATGACGGGACTGCAGTTAGAGATTATATCCATGTGATGGATCTTGCTCAGGCACATCATCTTGGATTGGAATATCTAAAAAAAGGTGGGGTATCTGACTTTTTCAATCTGGGAACAGGACAAGGGTTCTCCATCTTAGAAATTATCAAAACAGTGGAGAAGGTTTCAGGGGTAGAGATTCCTTACAAAATTGGCCCGAGAAGAGAAGGGGACCCTGCTAAACTTATCGCGGATAATACAAAAGCGAAAAAGATTTTAGGTTGGGAACCTAAATTTGCAAAAATAGAGGATATAGTTTCCAGCGCCTGGGAATTTCATAAAAACCATTCCCATTAA
- a CDS encoding ion transporter, which translates to MKIDRYIIKTILKTSIEYILILSLGISLIYLDEIEFSGLEIKYLILILAGFKSCYFFIKGFRRISEFSNLDLKYYEFLVFIAFNISVIVLSFGFDFLCVYKMDISSFSGIPQNLDYPALFFKFFYFSLMIFTNIGIIKIIPESTEAEILVIFEAILSFITIIFILSDFISLKESLTGSSFKKGDDT; encoded by the coding sequence ATGAAAATCGATCGTTATATTATAAAAACTATATTAAAGACATCCATAGAGTATATATTGATTTTATCCTTAGGAATATCCCTGATCTATCTGGACGAAATCGAATTTTCGGGATTAGAAATCAAATATCTGATATTGATCCTTGCTGGTTTTAAATCTTGTTACTTCTTTATTAAGGGATTCAGAAGGATTTCCGAATTTTCCAATTTGGATCTGAAATATTATGAATTTCTGGTATTTATTGCTTTCAATATCAGCGTAATCGTTCTGTCTTTCGGGTTTGATTTTCTTTGTGTCTATAAAATGGATATAAGTTCCTTTTCAGGAATTCCGCAAAACTTGGATTATCCTGCTTTATTTTTCAAATTTTTTTATTTTAGCCTTATGATCTTCACGAATATCGGAATAATAAAAATTATCCCGGAAAGTACTGAGGCGGAGATCTTAGTCATTTTCGAAGCAATTTTATCCTTCATCACGATCATCTTTATTCTTTCTGACTTTATAAGTCTGAAGGAATCCTTAACTGGCTCCTCATTTAAGAAGGGAGACGATACTTGA
- a CDS encoding YgaP family membrane protein, translating to MRFINSNFWDRAFRVIVGTSLITWAFYIEEMYKIGIFAVGFVILATGIVGWCPIYTLFGWNTRTHSHKS from the coding sequence ATGAGATTCATAAATTCAAACTTTTGGGACAGGGCATTTAGAGTGATCGTAGGTACATCATTGATTACCTGGGCATTCTACATTGAAGAAATGTATAAGATCGGGATTTTTGCAGTCGGCTTCGTGATTTTAGCTACCGGGATCGTCGGATGGTGTCCTATTTATACGTTATTTGGATGGAACACTCGTACACATTCCCATAAATCCTAG
- a CDS encoding cation-translocating P-type ATPase codes for MPHTKEIVYKGLSSQEASELLLKFGPNESKLKKTSFWRISLSILAEPMLALLLACGFIYALLGDLEEAVTLSIAVVAVISLTIYQKNKSEKALESLRKLSPLRAKVIREGKKIEIDSSFIVPGDLVFLSEGDKVPADGYILDGLNLHSDESLFTGESVPVLKVETDPNNPGPYSDSQKVYSGTKIVSGEAIIKVLFTGDSTSIGAIGKEMSEISESESPLQKEAKRFTTFFFLGALVVSVFLIYGLGTRNGNWIQAVLAALTFLMAVLPEEIPVVLSIFFSLGAWRISKSGVLTRKLNSIESLGAATVLCVDKTGTLTENQMKVRGLVSSVENSLFEFKSLEVAEEFHLLLEFSILASKKDPFDPMEKAIQELGIKLLYDTEHLHSDWRLEKEYPLSPKLLALSYAWNSEEPGTFVIGTKGAPEAIFDLCHFSEEKTTHWERITENYSLQGYRAIGVARSRIVNSSLPENQHDLEFEFLGLILLEDPIRETVPSSVSECIQAGIRVIIITGDHAGTAKAVASKIGLADHNESITGDELEKLTEEELNSKLDTVGIFSRIKPAQKLKIVRAFQKKGEIVAMTGDGVNDALALQAAHIGISMGKRGTDVAREASDLVLLDDNFSSIVKSVFLGRRIYENIQKSISYIIAVHIPIIGMSLLPAFTGDPIFFFPAHILVLELIIDPTCSIVFESLDLEKGDRYSSPRRQNSSLMTFSRFFLSFMQGAIVLITLFALYFWMKEKGISEDQIRSFGFIFLVVSNFSLMLTNLTHKGGIISILRSLHSNVFWIFSFATLALIASFQFEFSLRLFGFQKIPTDWVFFSIGLGLISGLVWEIRKIRS; via the coding sequence ATGCCCCATACCAAAGAGATTGTTTATAAAGGTCTAAGTTCCCAGGAAGCTTCCGAACTTCTTCTTAAGTTTGGACCAAACGAATCCAAACTTAAGAAAACATCTTTTTGGAGGATCAGTCTTTCTATCCTCGCAGAGCCTATGCTCGCCCTATTATTGGCCTGCGGTTTTATTTACGCGTTATTAGGTGATTTAGAAGAAGCCGTCACTCTTTCTATCGCAGTGGTCGCTGTTATTTCCCTTACCATCTACCAAAAGAACAAATCCGAAAAAGCTTTGGAGTCTCTTCGGAAACTTTCCCCTTTGAGAGCCAAGGTAATCCGAGAGGGAAAAAAAATTGAAATAGATTCTTCGTTCATAGTACCTGGAGATCTGGTTTTTCTATCAGAAGGAGATAAGGTCCCTGCTGACGGTTACATATTAGATGGATTAAATCTACACTCTGACGAGTCCCTTTTTACTGGTGAATCCGTTCCAGTTTTAAAAGTAGAAACAGATCCAAATAATCCGGGACCATATTCAGACTCTCAAAAAGTATATTCCGGAACAAAGATAGTCTCCGGAGAAGCTATCATTAAAGTATTATTCACCGGAGACTCCACTTCTATAGGCGCCATTGGAAAGGAAATGAGTGAAATTTCCGAATCCGAAAGTCCTCTCCAAAAGGAAGCCAAAAGATTCACTACATTCTTCTTTTTAGGAGCCTTAGTAGTATCTGTTTTTCTAATTTATGGACTTGGGACACGAAATGGAAATTGGATACAGGCAGTTTTAGCTGCACTTACATTCTTAATGGCAGTATTGCCTGAAGAAATACCAGTTGTTCTAAGCATTTTCTTCTCTTTAGGGGCCTGGAGAATTTCCAAAAGTGGAGTTTTGACAAGAAAGCTAAATTCGATTGAGTCATTGGGAGCTGCCACAGTCTTATGCGTCGATAAAACAGGAACCTTAACTGAAAACCAAATGAAAGTTCGAGGTTTAGTTTCTTCCGTGGAGAATTCCTTATTTGAATTTAAATCTCTCGAAGTGGCGGAAGAATTTCATCTGCTCTTGGAATTTTCGATTCTTGCTTCTAAAAAAGATCCTTTTGATCCAATGGAGAAAGCAATCCAAGAATTAGGAATAAAACTTCTTTATGATACAGAACATCTTCATTCCGATTGGAGATTAGAAAAAGAATATCCACTTTCTCCTAAATTACTCGCGCTAAGTTACGCATGGAATTCAGAAGAGCCTGGGACATTTGTGATCGGGACCAAGGGTGCTCCAGAAGCGATATTCGATCTTTGTCATTTTTCAGAAGAGAAAACCACTCATTGGGAGAGGATCACCGAAAATTACTCATTGCAAGGATATAGAGCAATCGGGGTCGCAAGGTCAAGGATCGTAAATTCTTCTCTCCCAGAAAATCAACACGATCTTGAATTCGAATTTTTAGGTCTGATTCTACTGGAAGATCCTATTAGAGAGACTGTGCCTTCTTCCGTTTCTGAATGTATTCAAGCTGGAATCAGAGTAATAATTATCACTGGAGACCACGCAGGAACAGCAAAAGCAGTAGCTTCCAAGATCGGATTGGCAGATCATAATGAAAGTATAACGGGCGACGAATTAGAAAAACTTACTGAAGAAGAGTTAAATTCTAAATTAGATACAGTTGGAATTTTTTCCAGGATCAAGCCTGCACAAAAATTGAAAATTGTCAGAGCATTCCAGAAAAAAGGTGAAATAGTAGCGATGACTGGAGACGGGGTAAACGATGCTCTAGCTCTCCAAGCAGCACATATTGGGATCTCAATGGGGAAACGAGGAACGGATGTAGCAAGAGAAGCCTCAGACCTTGTATTATTAGATGATAATTTTTCCTCCATAGTGAAGTCCGTATTCTTAGGACGGAGGATCTACGAAAATATACAAAAAAGTATCTCTTATATTATAGCAGTTCATATTCCGATTATAGGAATGTCCCTATTGCCTGCTTTTACGGGGGATCCTATCTTCTTCTTTCCTGCACATATTTTAGTCTTAGAGTTGATTATAGATCCTACATGTTCGATTGTTTTTGAGTCTTTGGATTTGGAAAAAGGAGATCGCTATTCTAGTCCCAGAAGACAGAATTCTAGTCTAATGACCTTTTCTCGTTTCTTTCTTTCATTTATGCAGGGAGCAATCGTTCTGATTACTTTATTCGCATTGTATTTCTGGATGAAAGAGAAAGGAATCAGCGAAGACCAAATCAGATCCTTCGGTTTTATCTTTTTAGTTGTATCCAATTTCAGTTTAATGCTTACGAATTTGACTCATAAAGGTGGAATTATTTCCATCCTAAGATCCCTACATTCAAACGTATTTTGGATCTTCTCTTTTGCTACTTTGGCATTGATAGCAAGTTTCCAATTCGAATTCAGTCTTAGATTATTCGGATTTCAGAAAATACCTACCGATTGGGTGTTCTTCTCAATCGGATTAGGACTTATCTCCGGCCTCGTTTGGGAAATTAGAAAGATCCGATCATAA